Proteins co-encoded in one Euleptes europaea isolate rEulEur1 chromosome 1, rEulEur1.hap1, whole genome shotgun sequence genomic window:
- the PNCK gene encoding calcium/calmodulin-dependent protein kinase type 1B yields MPLGKGWKKKVEDISAVYDVKEKLGAGAFSEVVLAQEHGSQRLVALKCIPKKALRGKEAAVENEIAVLKKIQHENIVALEDIYESPTHLYLAMQLVTGGELFDRIIERGYYTEKDASLLVRQVLEAVNYLHSLGIVHRDLKPENLLYATPFEDAKIMITDFGLSKIEADGIMATACGTPGYVAPEILEQKPYGKAVDSWALGVISYILLCGYPPFYDENDSELFNQILKAEYEFDSPYWDDISESAKDFIRHLLERDPEKRFTCEQALQHPWISGDTALEKDIHGSVCEQIQKNFARSQWKRAFNATSFLRHITKLGPGAEGEEIGEATSGGEHGKW; encoded by the exons ATGCCGCTCGGGAAAGGCTGGAAGAAAAAGGTCGAGGACATCTCCGCCGTCTACGACGTCAAAGAGAAGCTGGGCGC AGGGGCTTTTTCCGAAGTGGTTCTGGCCCAGGAGCATGGGTCCCAGCGCCTGGTGGCGCTAAAGTGTATTCCTAAGAAAGCCCTGAGGGGCAAGGAAGCTGCAGTAGAAAATGAAATTGCAGTACTCAAAAA GATTCAGCATGAGAACATCGTGGCTCTGGAGGACATCTATGAGAGCCCCACTCATCTCTACCTGGCCATGCAGCT CGTGACGGGCGGGGAGCTGTTCGACCGCATCATCGAGCGGGGCTACTACACGGAAAAGGATGCCAGCCTCTTGGTCCGGCAGGTGTTGGAAGCGGTGAATTACCTGCACAGCCTGGGTATCGTCCATCGAGATCTCAAG CCCGAGAACCTTCTCTACGCCACTCCATTTGAGGACGCCAAGATCATGATTACGGACTTCGGGCTGTCAAAGATTGAGGCCGATGGAATCATGGCCACGGCGTGTGGCACCCCTGGCTACGTGG CCCCCGAGATCCTGGAGCAGAAACCCTACGGAAAAGCCGTGGACTCCTGGGCCCTCGGGGTCATCTCGTACATCTT GCTTTGCGGTTACCCCCCCTTCTACGACGAGAACGACTCCGAGCTCTTCAACCAGATTCTGAAAGCCGAATACGAGTTTGACTCCCCGTACTGGGATGACATCTCCGAGTCGG CGAAAGATTTCATCCGGCATCTTCTAGAACGGGACCCCGAGAAACGGTTCACCTGCGAACAGGCCCTCCAGCATCCCTG GATCTCTGGAGACACGGCCCTGGAAAAAGATATCCACGGCTCCGTGTGTGAGCAGATTCAGAAGAACTTTGCTCGCAGTCAGTGGAAG CGAGCGTTCAACGCCACGTCTTTCCTGCGCCACATCACCAAGCTGGGGCCGGGCGCGGAGGGCGAGGAAATCGGAGAGGCAACGTCCGGGGGAGAGCATGGGAAATGGTGA